ACCAGCCCGGATCAATTGAACCGGCCGGATCGCCGCACCAACGCTCTTCGAACGGGATGCAGCAATGATCGGCGCCGGCCACGAAGGCGATATCATCGCCGCCAAGGCCTGACCAATCGTCATACATATAACCCCAACTACCCCAGTATTCGGCTGCACTGTAAGAGAAGCCGCCGCCACCGTTATCGGTGAGGGTGAAGATATCGAGGGTAGTCGTAGCCTGAGACTCGATCGCGATCCAGTAGTATTCGGTCACGTTAACATCGAGCGGCAGGAAGTCAACTACCTGCCAGGCCGGGTAAGTAACATACTCAGCCGGAGTAACGGTGATCGAAGCCAGCTCGGTGCCCGGAGCGCCGGCCACGTCGCTGTAGACAGCGATCTTGGAGTCGTAGAGGTAACTGTCAACGCCGGCATCGCTGGCGTTATACAGCATCCAGTAAACTTCGCCAACCTTACATTCTTCGCCGATAGCTTTGATACGCTGGGCGTTCATGTAGTCGCCATAGGCATCCGGCAGACTCCAGTAGTATGACAGGCCGGTGAAGTATGAATACGAACCGCAGTTGGAATATGGATCGATACAGAGGTTCGCCGTCATTTTCATGTCGACGTCTATACCCCACAGATCACCCATAGTGTACCAGTCACCACCGTAGTAGCAGACGCTTCTGCCGTTCGGGGTGGTCTCATCATCCGAAAGCAGGACTTCGTAGTCGCCGGCAGAAAAATCACCGGTCGAATTGAAGGTGACGTAGAAATCCTCGGTCATAACCAGGTTGAATGAGGAGAAATCAAAGGTAGTATAGGTCGGATAGAATGGATACGATCCGGCGGTTATAGTTACCTGAGCAATCGCGGTGCCCGGCATGCCAGTACCACCATCCACGTCCCAGACGGTGGCAATGATATCGTCGTTTCCGACTATACCAGCGTTTTGCCAGGAAGCACCTTCGAAGTCATAAATGGCCATGTCGACCGATTGCAGGGTTTCCGGACCGGAAACGCTGAACCGCTCGCCGTAGTCATAAATGTCATAAATGTCGTGAGGAGCCCTCCAAACGTAGGCAACACCCTCATCATAGCTCTGAGAATAGCAATCGGAGAAAGGCAGCTCATAGCAGCAACGCTCGGACTCGATAAAGAAGGCATAATCGCCTCCCCAATCGTTGAGCATGGAACCCCAGGAACCACTATAGTTCTCGATATTGCGTTCTTCACCGGCATATGAGCCAGTGGCCTTATCGGAAACTATAGCAGCGGTGTTGGTACCATCCTGGTTAGAAACCGTCCAACCAATGTGATACTCTTCCAGCTCATTGAAGACCCAATCGTTGCCGTTAGCGGTAAAGTCTGCAGACACCCAACCAAATCCACCCGGCAGGTCGGCATAAGCAACATCGCCCGAGTCGAGCTTGTTACCCGGGAATCCAAAGCCATCGTCGTCCCAGAGGTAGATTCTCAAGTCTGGCGTACCAGCAGTATAGCCGCCATACATGAGTAACCAACCCACCTTCAGGGAACAGATCACGCCCTCATCAACCGTAAAGCGGGTGTTGAAGAGGTCGTCGCCATAAGAGTCCGGAATAGTCCAGACGTAGACAGAAGTCGCGGTGTCGTCGTAGTAAGCGTCATACTCACAATAGTAGTTTGACGGAGGAGTGGGTGCTACGCCGGACAACTGAACTTCTATCAAGGCGCTGGCGGGCTTCTTAAAGGTGGGTTGAGCCTGACCAGCAGTTTGTTCCTGGCCGAGCAACAGGGCGTTCGGGTTTGCCGTCACGACCTGGTTGAGCCCATCTTTTTTCCCAATGTCTGAAATTGCCGTACCGCTTAGGGCCAAAACCAAACCCATAACGAATACTGCGAATATCAGTCTTTTTAACATTTATTCCTCCTTAAAAAGGAAAAACTGTAAATTCATTAACTTCAGTAGGCAAATTACCGGGCATACCAAAATTATCGGCAGCCATGAGGCATTTTGCCAGATCCCGTTTTTGTCTAGGGAAGGTGGGATAACAGCTTTAGTTAACGAATTCATTATCTTCCAATTCTTTGGAGTCGGATTTAGCCGGAAAACCGGCTTTACCCATTGTTGCGATCATTATCAAGCAATCTGTGCCAAGAAAATTCGATCAGGTTACTAATCTCACCTCCTATTGCTTGCAAGGTACACTTACAGCAACGTTGGTTGAAGTTAGTGTAAGGTAAGCGGAAAATTGGAAAGGCAAGACGTCAGACGTTAAAGATTGACCCAGCCGATCAAATCAACACAAACCCTTTTCATTGATTTGACAAGCACACTAAATCACTTCCGAAAAAGCGATTCGGGGAGTCTTTATCTGTCTTAGTCTCTAAAAAAAGAGGAAGTAACTGCCGCTCTCCGGTAACTGTTTGGCTCTCGTACCAGAATGCAGCTTAACACACGCTCGAACGGAAAGTACCACATTTCCCTGATTTGTCAAGGGAAAAAAGGCATGTACCATTGATTTTTCCTTGATTGGCAGGCCTTTACAGGATTCGGGTATGGGCTTTTCCCCTCACCTGTTTTATGACAACAAAGTCACATTTCGTCCTGATTGACCCATTACTTGAGGCATTTGGCTTGACTTCCGGTGCGAAAATCAGATGATTGAACGAATTCAAATGAAACTCTTTGCTGTCGATATTGCCAATTTCCGGGTGATTCAATCAGCCCGAATCGAACTGGAGGACGCCGTTATTGGAATAGTAGGTCCCAACGGCGCGGGGAAATCCACGCTCGTGGAGGCTGTCGCGTGGGCGCTTTATGGAAATCCGGCAGCCCGATCGGGCAAAAATGAAATAAAAACCCAAACAGCCAGTCCCGGAAAGGCTTGTTCGGTTGAGCTTTATTTCGAATCCAAAGGTGAGAAGTATCGCCTGATTCGGCGTCTGGTGGGGAAATCGGAACGGGCCGAGGTAGAGCTGTATCGCGGCAATAACTCCGAATCGGTGGGGATTCGTGAGACCCAGGGATATATTGCCCAGTTGATCGGGCTAGATTATGAGGGATTTCAGACCTCCTTTTTAGCGCGTCAGCAGGAATTAAATGCTTTGTCGGACCTTCAGCCGGCGCGGCGGCGTTCGCAGTTGGCCGGGATGCTCGGGATCGATCGACTGGACAAGGTCATGGCGCGGATCAAAGAAGACAATCGGGGGTATGCCGGTCAGGCGGAGTATATCAGTCGAAGGCTCGTACCGGAGAGCCGGATAAAAGACGAAATGAAAATCCATCAGGAGCGTCTGGCCGGTCTGGCTGATCAGAAAGATCAATTCCGTCAACAAATGGATAAGCTCGACCAGCTATATAAGGAGGCGGTTGAGAAGCTGTCTCAAGCTCAGACTCTCAAGGATAAGCATTCTCGGGCACAATCAGAGCTTCAGGCGGTACGCCAGACCAGCGAGTATTTAAAAGAACAAAAAAAGAATCTGGCCGACGAATTGAAGCAATTGGAGGGACTTAAGAAAAAACACCGGGAACTGGAAGAGCAGACCAAACCTCTGGAAATTCTCCGGGGTCAACTTAAGGATTTGGAACAAGCTCGGGCACGACAGCAACTGCGGGTGACTCTGGAGAAGCAACTGGAGAAAAACGGTTGTGATTTAGAGCGGAACACCGAAGAAAATAACCAGGCCCGGCAGCGGCATCAGGCGACAATAACCGAGCTCAAGGGAATTCCTCATAATATAGAGTCTCTATCAAATGAAGCGGCTGCAGCCGTGAACAAAGCACGTGAGCAGTATGGAACTCGCAAGGCCGAGCTCGAGCGGCTGGTCAGGGATATCGACCTTTTACGGAAGCAACTGGGAAATATCGAGCAGTTCGGACCGGATTCGGTCTGTGATCGTTGCCTGCGCCCGTTGGGTGATGATCTGCCCCGGATGAAGGCCCATCTTACGGAAGAAATCGCCCAGTTGGAGCAGGACCGAAAAAACGCCTCAGAGAATTTGGCCAAGGATAAAGAAACCGGGATTAAGCTCGCTGAGCAGGAGAAAAGATCGCAAGTTCAGTTCAGGCGCTTTCGGGAGTTAACTCAGGCATCTCAGGCCGACGGTAAGGAATTAGAGAAACTAGAACAACGGCGAAAAGAAATAGAGCAACAGCATCAAGAAGCCGCCGCTCGTTTGGCCGAACTGCCGCAACAGACGTTCGATGAGCACGAATACACTCAACTGCTCGAAAAGGAAAAAAAGCTCAGCCGTACCCGATCTGAGTACGACCGGATAACGGGGCAGTTGGAACGCCTTCCTGAACTGCGTGAATCACTGGATAAATTGACGGAAAAAACAATTCGGGCGGAGAATGAGCTGCAACAGGCCGAGCAGGTTGTGGTTAAGTTGGGCTTTTCACCTGAGGAGTTCCGCCGGATTAGTGAGAATCATAACCGACTGCAGAATGAATTCATGGATGCCCGGGAGAAGGCTGCTAAGGCTGAACACGAATATCATCTGGCCGAGAAAGACCTGGCGAGTCTTCAGGAAAAACTCGATACTCAGGCGCGAGAGCGGGAGGAGCTGGAAGAATCCCGGATCAGTTTGCATCACGGTGAAAAATTGGCCAATCTCATGGCGGCATATAAGCAACATTTAGTTGCTTCGATCCGTCCGGCCCTGGCCGAGCTGTCGAGTCGTCTTGTCTCCGAGATGACCAACGGCCGGTACAGTCTGCTGGAACTGGATGAAGACTACAACTTACGCTTGATGGATTCGGGTGAATTTTTCGGGATCGAACGTTTTTCAGGCGGTGAAAAGGACCTCGCGAATCTTTGTCTCCGTCTGGCTATCTCACAGTCTCTGACCGAGTCGGCCGGACTGGATCGGTCGTTCGTTATTTTGGATGAGGTGTTCGGATCGCAGGATGTCGAACGCCGAGATTTGATTATCGATGCCTTGACGGGATTAAAACAGCGATTCCCGCAGATTATTCTTATCACCCATGTGGAAGAGTTAAAGCAGCGAGTGGAGCAGTTGATCGAGGTGGAACCCACTGGTCGCGGTTATTCGGAGGTGAGAGTCAATGGCGAGCTCGTTTAGACTGTATTCTCCGACAGGCCGGAGGATTATTTCCATCGTGATCATCGCGGTGGTGTTGATCCTGGTCATAGTGAGAATCAGTCGACACCGGGAGACCGATCTTGCGAACAGCGGACGATTCCGAGTGGTGAAGATAATCGATGGTGACACATTTATGATCGCCTCGGGTGATAAAGTCCGTCTGGCTAATATCGATACGCCTGAATTCGGAGAACCGGGTTTCGAAGAAGCCACCGTCGGTCTGGAGCGTCTGATTGCCGGTAAGGAAGTGCGCGTTGAGTTTAAGGACCGGACGCGGGATAAATACGGCCGTCTGGTCGGTTATGTTTATGTCGATGACACCGTTTTCGTCGGCTGCCGGATGATTCATCAGGGACTTGGATATGTATACTTGTTGTCACGTGATGAATTCGAACGACCCGAGGTGGGACGATTAATCGCGGCGCAACGAGAGGCCCTGGATAAAAAGCTGGGCCTCTGGGCTTTTGAACATGAACCGGAACCGTACTATGTCTCGACCAACGGCATTCGTCTGCATCGACCGGGTTGCAGTTATATCCGGAACATCCCGGCCGACAAGTTGATTCGATACGATACCAGAGAGGAAGCCTTTCGACAGGGATTGTCGCCTTGTCGGGGTTGTCGTCCGTGATCCATAATGGTTGTTGAGGAGACGAGGCATGAAAGATGAGAGAGGTATCTTAGAGATTGCGGATGGGTTGATTGCCGAATTGGAGGCGCTGCCAAAGAAGGATGCCGTTTCGCTTCGGGCTGTCCGTCGCAAGTATTCCAGAATTTTGAAGCAGCGTCCCGTGAAAGAGATGGTCAAACTGGCTCTGAAACTGATTGAGGAACCGACCCATCCGCGCAGGTATGCCGCCTATGAGCTTCTGGAATGTCATCCGGGAGCGATCCAGCAACTCAAACTCTCTCAGGTTCGAGCACTCGGCAAAGGGATCGATTCCTGGGGAGCGGTTGATATGTTCAGCGGATACGTGGCGGGGCAGGTTTGGCGCCATGGGGGGATCGGTGATGCGGAAATTGCCCGATGGGCTCGATCTTCCGACCGCTGGTGGCGGCGTGCGGCTTTAGTGGCGACAGTTCCCTTGAATGCCAAAGCCCAGGGAGGTGAAGGAGATACCAAGCGAACCCTGGCCGTTTGCCGGATGCTTATGGATGATCGCGACGATATGGTGGTTAAGGCTTATTCCTGGGCTTTACGGGTTTTATCAAGGACCGACACCCAGGCGGTGAAGACTTTTATTGAGGAAAATCGGGATCGTCTGGCGGCAAGGGTCGTACGCGAAGTCACCAACAAGCTCACTACCGGTCTGAAAAATCCTAAGAAGGAATAGCGGGCAATCCGGCGAATCAATGCAGAAGGCCCGACCGGAGTTCACCGATCGGGCCTGAGTCTTTTATCCGACAGAAGTCGGTCTTACAGACAATTGGCGGGGGCGGCTCCACCCTGGAACATATAAGCGACCAGATAGACCAGGTCCGATATATCGGGACCGCTGCCGCTGCCGTTGATGTCTGCTTCACCGCCGTTTGGCTCGAAACAAACCGGCTCTGGTCCACCCTGGAACATATAAGCTACCAAATAAACCAGATCGCTAATGTCGGGACCGGTGCCGCTGTGGTTAATATCACCGATATGCTGACAACAGCCACTGATTTCAAAGCAGTGAGGACCGTCCCAGTCCGGGACAGTGTTGCCGTCGGCAGCATGAGACCAGAACCAGAAGCCTGACGGAGGGTAGTAACACGAGTCAATACATAGTGTCCGACCTTTGAAGTCGGAAGTGATCTGAGTTGTAACGGTATAGACGATTTGACTGAAGCCGTTTGGTATGCCGGGTTGCTCGATACGAAAACCGCCGAAACCGACAGTGTCTGAGCCGTTGCCCGTTACCGACCGAGGGGTGAAAAACAGCCCTCCGTCGAATATCTCTTCCCAACCGATAGCGGCTGAGTCGGTGGTCAACGACTGCCATTCAGCGCCGTCGGGAGAATATACCCGGAAGCCGTTGGTGGCGCCCATAATATCGAAACCGGTGTTGTTGGTGAGGCGAAAATAGAAGGAGATCTCGGAGCCTACCGCAAGGGTGTTGTTGCCCGAAAGGCCGTCGACATGATCCAACGTAACTGCATTCTGACCGAAAGCACTCGCGGTGAAAAATAGAAAGCAGATACACAACAAACAACCGAACCTGGTCGAAAACATAGATCATCCTCCTTGTAGACCGGTCAAGATGCGATAAGACTCATATATGTAAACGATCGAACGAACGCCCACAAATATGCGGTCGGGGGGTTCTCTTTTACATCCTTCGAGTCTTAACGGCAGATTGTTACATGCATATCCTGCCGTTCATTTCATCATTTCGGCAGATATCCGTGGGTGCTTAACATTACGGTAAAAAGGGGCAATCCCTTGTCGAAATCACCCCAATATAGTGATAACTTTCACCCGGTTGCGGGTCAATCGCAAGGTATCGGCGGAGGACCTCCCTGGAAGGCGTATGCCACCAGATAAACGAGGTCGGACAGGTCGGCCAAACCGCCCGATCCGTTGACGTCCGCCGATTCTGGGCATATTGGCTCTATCCCGCCTTGGAACAACCATAGCGCCAGATGCACGATGTCGACAATGTCCGGATTCCCGCCGGAATGATTGACATCGCCTCGAGTCCAGCAACACGAGAGTCCGGTGATCTTCTCAATAAGATTTCTGACTTCGGCGGGGCGCATGTACCAGAGGTGGAATCCGAACCAGAATGATTCGCCGGGACCAACGACCGACTTGACGCCGACCGGCATGTCCTCGAGAGGTGAGATGGCGGGGTACAACGTAGATGCAGTATACAGCACTTCAGCACTTTCGCTCGGCCATAAACCGACGAGGTTAGGGGGAGAGGTCGTAGCCCAAAGGATCTCCAGATTGGACGTGTATGGATAGCGGCTGGTGTCGTAGGTGAGAGTCGGCCAGTCGGGATCAGTCGGATCAGCCGATGCGAATCCCGATACCTCATCCGAGCAGGGAGGATTCACGGTCAACAGGCAATATCCGAACGGGACGAAGTACAGACTGTCTACATCAAACAGTCGCACCGGAAAGATGTCCGTCAACAAGACAGTGTCCGGCTCCGAGGACATATACAGCCCCAATGTTGCGGTCGTTGCCCCGCAGTAAATCAGCCTTCCTCCAGATAGCAGATACCTGGCGAATCCTTCTTGACTTGTTTCCCATTCGTCGTCGAGGATGCGGTCACGAATGTCGTCGTCGAGAATGATCGTTCGGTAAGGCATGAAATCGTGCCAGTCGAAGCATTCGGGGTTATCATCGGGACAAGCGATGGTGCTGGTGGAATCCAGGTAGTGATAGATGTCGTAATCCCACCCGGCTAAAACGCCGTCGTAGAAGGATATAATAGTGTCGGGGGAGACCATTGATTGCGTACTGACATTGTCTGTGATCAACAGGATATCGCGATTGCGCTCTTCGATTACATCGCACGGAATCAGACTAGAATGTGAAGACTCGAAACCGTAGATATCCACCGCC
This is a stretch of genomic DNA from Candidatus Zixiibacteriota bacterium. It encodes these proteins:
- a CDS encoding thermonuclease family protein, with the protein product MASSFRLYSPTGRRIISIVIIAVVLILVIVRISRHRETDLANSGRFRVVKIIDGDTFMIASGDKVRLANIDTPEFGEPGFEEATVGLERLIAGKEVRVEFKDRTRDKYGRLVGYVYVDDTVFVGCRMIHQGLGYVYLLSRDEFERPEVGRLIAAQREALDKKLGLWAFEHEPEPYYVSTNGIRLHRPGCSYIRNIPADKLIRYDTREEAFRQGLSPCRGCRP
- a CDS encoding SMC family ATPase, which codes for MKLFAVDIANFRVIQSARIELEDAVIGIVGPNGAGKSTLVEAVAWALYGNPAARSGKNEIKTQTASPGKACSVELYFESKGEKYRLIRRLVGKSERAEVELYRGNNSESVGIRETQGYIAQLIGLDYEGFQTSFLARQQELNALSDLQPARRRSQLAGMLGIDRLDKVMARIKEDNRGYAGQAEYISRRLVPESRIKDEMKIHQERLAGLADQKDQFRQQMDKLDQLYKEAVEKLSQAQTLKDKHSRAQSELQAVRQTSEYLKEQKKNLADELKQLEGLKKKHRELEEQTKPLEILRGQLKDLEQARARQQLRVTLEKQLEKNGCDLERNTEENNQARQRHQATITELKGIPHNIESLSNEAAAAVNKAREQYGTRKAELERLVRDIDLLRKQLGNIEQFGPDSVCDRCLRPLGDDLPRMKAHLTEEIAQLEQDRKNASENLAKDKETGIKLAEQEKRSQVQFRRFRELTQASQADGKELEKLEQRRKEIEQQHQEAAARLAELPQQTFDEHEYTQLLEKEKKLSRTRSEYDRITGQLERLPELRESLDKLTEKTIRAENELQQAEQVVVKLGFSPEEFRRISENHNRLQNEFMDAREKAAKAEHEYHLAEKDLASLQEKLDTQAREREELEESRISLHHGEKLANLMAAYKQHLVASIRPALAELSSRLVSEMTNGRYSLLELDEDYNLRLMDSGEFFGIERFSGGEKDLANLCLRLAISQSLTESAGLDRSFVILDEVFGSQDVERRDLIIDALTGLKQRFPQIILITHVEELKQRVEQLIEVEPTGRGYSEVRVNGELV
- a CDS encoding DNA alkylation repair protein, with the protein product MKDERGILEIADGLIAELEALPKKDAVSLRAVRRKYSRILKQRPVKEMVKLALKLIEEPTHPRRYAAYELLECHPGAIQQLKLSQVRALGKGIDSWGAVDMFSGYVAGQVWRHGGIGDAEIARWARSSDRWWRRAALVATVPLNAKAQGGEGDTKRTLAVCRMLMDDRDDMVVKAYSWALRVLSRTDTQAVKTFIEENRDRLAARVVREVTNKLTTGLKNPKKE